In the Thermococcus sp. MAR1 genome, one interval contains:
- a CDS encoding 50S ribosomal protein L19e yields the protein MLKMQRRIAADLLKCGENRVWIDPERIDDVAAAITREDIKRLINDGVIKKKPVKGQSRARARAYQEARKKGRHRGPGSRKGKKTARMGKKERWMMTIRALRKELRKLKAEGKLDEHTYRRLYIRAKGGQFKNKRQLYMFMQEHGILKE from the coding sequence ATGCTCAAGATGCAGAGAAGGATTGCCGCTGATTTGTTGAAGTGCGGTGAGAACAGGGTCTGGATTGACCCGGAGAGGATTGATGACGTCGCGGCTGCCATCACCAGGGAGGACATCAAAAGGCTCATCAACGACGGCGTCATCAAGAAGAAGCCCGTTAAGGGCCAGAGCAGGGCCCGCGCCAGGGCCTACCAGGAGGCCAGGAAGAAGGGACGCCACAGGGGTCCCGGAAGCAGGAAGGGCAAGAAGACCGCCAGGATGGGTAAGAAGGAGCGCTGGATGATGACCATAAGGGCCCTCAGGAAGGAGCTCAGGAAGCTCAAGGCCGAGGGCAAGCTCGACGAGCACACCTACAGGCGGCTCTACATCAGGGCCAAGGGCGGTCAGTTCAAGAACAAGAGGCAGCTCTACATGTTCATGCAGGAGCACGGTATCTTGAAGGAGTGA
- a CDS encoding 30S ribosomal protein S17, producing the protein MREIGLKVQPPAEKCDDPHCPWHGHLKIHGRYFEGIVVSDKGKKTVVVERQHYHYLKKYERYELRRSKVHAHNPECIDAKVGDRVLIAETRPISKTKSWVVVAVTKRAGER; encoded by the coding sequence ATGAGAGAGATTGGATTGAAGGTTCAGCCTCCCGCTGAGAAGTGCGACGACCCGCACTGCCCCTGGCACGGGCACCTCAAGATACACGGCCGATACTTCGAGGGAATAGTCGTCAGCGACAAGGGCAAGAAGACCGTCGTTGTCGAGAGGCAGCACTACCACTACCTCAAGAAATACGAGAGGTATGAGCTCAGGAGAAGCAAGGTTCACGCTCACAACCCGGAGTGCATCGATGCAAAAGTCGGCGACAGGGTTCTCATCGCCGAGACCAGACCGATAAGCAAGACCAAGAGCTGGGTTGTTGTTGCAGTCACCAAGAGGGCTGGCGAGAGGTGA
- the rplX gene encoding 50S ribosomal protein L24 codes for MKLKTRQPKKQRKFLYNAPLHLRSKIMAATLSPELRSKYGVRSLPIREGDKVRVMRGDFKGKEGKVLEVDLKRYRIHVEGVTQKKVDGTEVFYPIHPSNVMIIDLNLEDEKREKIINRRAG; via the coding sequence ATGAAGTTGAAGACGAGACAGCCCAAGAAGCAGAGGAAGTTCCTCTACAACGCTCCCCTTCACCTTAGGAGCAAGATAATGGCCGCCACACTGAGCCCAGAGCTCAGGAGCAAGTACGGCGTGAGGAGCCTTCCGATCAGGGAGGGCGACAAGGTTCGCGTTATGCGCGGCGACTTCAAGGGCAAGGAAGGCAAGGTCCTTGAGGTTGACCTCAAGAGGTACAGGATACACGTCGAAGGAGTTACTCAGAAGAAGGTCGACGGAACCGAGGTTTTCTACCCGATCCACCCGTCGAACGTCATGATAATAGACCTCAACCTTGAGGACGAGAAGAGGGAGAAGATAATTAATAGGAGGGCTGGTTGA
- a CDS encoding 50S ribosomal protein L14, which produces MAKKGAGATRGISPVRPTRALPIGAYLKVADNSGAKVIQIIGVVGYKGTRRRLASAGVGDMVIAAVKKGRPDIRHQVVRAVVVRQRKEYRRLDGMRVKFEDNAAAIVTPEGVPRGTEIRGAIAREAAERWVRLGSIASIVL; this is translated from the coding sequence ATGGCGAAGAAGGGTGCAGGTGCTACGAGAGGTATTAGCCCGGTCAGGCCGACTCGCGCTCTTCCGATAGGCGCTTACCTCAAGGTTGCAGACAACAGCGGCGCCAAGGTCATCCAGATAATCGGCGTTGTTGGCTACAAGGGCACCAGGAGGAGGCTCGCCTCAGCCGGTGTTGGCGACATGGTCATCGCCGCCGTCAAGAAGGGAAGGCCGGACATCAGGCACCAGGTAGTGAGGGCCGTTGTCGTCAGGCAGAGGAAGGAGTACAGGCGCCTTGACGGTATGCGCGTTAAGTTCGAGGACAATGCGGCTGCCATAGTCACCCCCGAGGGTGTCCCGAGGGGGACCGAAATCAGGGGTGCCATAGCCAGGGAAGCCGCTGAAAGGTGGGTCAGGCTCGGCAGCATAGCGAGCATAGTGTTGTGA
- a CDS encoding 50S ribosomal protein L5, which translates to MQINREAILADWEAHPMRKPRIAKVTINIGVGESGERLTKAEKMLEGLVGQKPIRRRAKQTNKDFGIRRGEPIAVKVTLRGEKAEEMLKRLLAAVDNKLKASNFDEHGNFCFGIDEHINIPGVEYDPEIGIFGMDVCVTLERPGFRVAKRKRQRKKIPNRHKLTKEEGIVFAMEEFKVTVEGL; encoded by the coding sequence ATGCAGATCAACAGAGAGGCTATCCTTGCAGACTGGGAAGCTCACCCGATGAGAAAGCCCAGGATTGCGAAGGTCACCATAAACATCGGAGTTGGCGAGAGCGGTGAGCGCTTAACTAAGGCCGAGAAGATGCTGGAGGGGCTCGTCGGCCAGAAGCCCATAAGGAGAAGGGCCAAGCAGACCAACAAGGACTTCGGAATCAGGCGCGGAGAGCCTATAGCGGTCAAGGTCACCCTCCGCGGCGAGAAGGCAGAGGAGATGCTCAAGAGACTCCTCGCTGCGGTTGACAACAAGCTCAAGGCGAGCAACTTCGACGAGCACGGAAACTTCTGCTTCGGTATAGACGAGCACATCAACATACCAGGCGTCGAGTACGACCCGGAGATAGGCATCTTCGGTATGGACGTCTGCGTCACCCTTGAGAGGCCCGGCTTCAGGGTCGCCAAGAGGAAGAGACAGAGGAAGAAGATACCGAACAGGCACAAGCTGACCAAGGAAGAGGGTATTGTCTTCGCTATGGAGGAGTTTAAGGTTACCGTGGAGGGATTGTGA
- a CDS encoding 30S ribosomal protein S3 produces the protein MAIERYFIKEGVKEMLIDEYLEKELRRAGYGGIDIKKTPLGTKVVIFAANPGYVIGRGGRRIRELTRTLERQFNLENPQIEVEEIKNPYLNAKVQAVRLAQALERGIHFRRAAYSAIRAIMRNGARGVEIRLSGKLTGERAKSVRFYQGYLAKVGNPAETLVSKGYAQAKLKLGVIGVKVSIMPPDAKLPDEIEVIEKVQEEVSTNEAE, from the coding sequence TTGGCGATCGAGAGATACTTCATCAAGGAAGGCGTTAAGGAGATGCTCATCGACGAGTACCTTGAGAAGGAGCTCCGCAGAGCGGGCTACGGTGGAATAGACATCAAGAAGACCCCCCTCGGAACCAAGGTCGTCATCTTCGCCGCCAACCCCGGCTACGTCATTGGAAGGGGTGGAAGAAGGATAAGGGAGCTCACCAGGACCCTTGAGAGGCAGTTCAACCTTGAGAACCCGCAGATTGAGGTCGAGGAGATCAAGAACCCCTATCTCAATGCCAAGGTTCAGGCGGTAAGGCTTGCCCAGGCCCTCGAGAGGGGCATCCACTTCAGGAGGGCGGCCTACTCAGCCATTAGGGCCATAATGAGGAACGGCGCCAGGGGCGTTGAGATTCGCCTGAGCGGAAAGCTAACCGGTGAAAGAGCGAAAAGCGTCAGGTTCTACCAGGGCTACCTCGCCAAGGTTGGAAACCCTGCCGAGACCCTTGTCAGCAAGGGCTACGCCCAGGCCAAGCTCAAGCTTGGAGTTATAGGTGTCAAGGTCTCCATCATGCCACCCGACGCCAAGCTCCCGGATGAGATCGAGGTCATAGAGAAGGTTCAGGAAGAGGTGAGCACCAATGAAGCCGAGTGA
- a CDS encoding 50S ribosomal protein L18, translating to MAHGPRYRVPFRRRREGKTNYHKRLALLKSGKPRLVVRKTLNHHIAQIVVYDPKGDKTVVSAHTRELMRDFGWKGHGGNTPSAYLLGLLIGYKAKKAGVEEAILDIGLHPPTRGSSIFAVLKGAVDAGLNVPHSEEIYPEDYRINGEHIANYAKALKGEDEERYRKQFSGYLVKGLEPEKLPEHFEEVKARIIEKFEEARE from the coding sequence ATGGCACACGGACCAAGGTATAGGGTTCCGTTCAGGAGAAGGAGAGAGGGTAAGACTAACTATCACAAGAGGCTCGCCCTCCTCAAGTCTGGAAAGCCCAGGCTTGTCGTGAGGAAGACCCTCAACCACCACATAGCTCAGATCGTCGTCTACGACCCCAAGGGAGATAAAACCGTGGTTTCAGCTCACACCAGGGAGCTCATGAGGGACTTTGGCTGGAAGGGACACGGCGGCAACACCCCGAGCGCCTACCTGCTCGGTCTCCTCATAGGCTACAAGGCCAAGAAGGCCGGCGTTGAAGAGGCCATCCTTGACATAGGCCTCCACCCGCCGACCCGGGGTTCGAGCATCTTCGCTGTCCTCAAGGGCGCAGTGGATGCCGGCCTCAACGTCCCGCACAGCGAGGAGATCTACCCGGAGGACTACAGGATAAACGGCGAACACATAGCCAACTATGCCAAGGCTCTCAAGGGGGAGGACGAGGAGCGCTATAGGAAGCAGTTCTCGGGATACCTCGTCAAGGGTCTCGAGCCCGAGAAGCTCCCCGAGCACTTTGAGGAGGTCAAGGCGAGGATAATCGAGAAGTTTGAGGAGGCGAGAGAATGA
- a CDS encoding 30S ribosomal protein S14: MAKADYNKRKPRKFGKGARRCMRCGQYGPIIRIHGLMLCRHCFREIAPKLGFKKYE, encoded by the coding sequence ATGGCGAAGGCTGACTACAACAAGAGGAAGCCCAGAAAGTTTGGGAAGGGTGCGAGAAGATGCATGCGCTGCGGCCAGTACGGCCCAATAATCAGGATACACGGCCTTATGCTCTGCAGGCACTGCTTTAGAGAGATAGCCCCCAAGCTGGGCTTTAAGAAGTACGAGTGA
- a CDS encoding 50S ribosomal protein L32e, whose product MNEKARLLRIRARIKRKKPRFLRQEWWRYPKFKNDPKWRRPKGIDSKMRLKKKGKARSPSIGWSSPRLVRGLHPSGYEEVLVHNVKELEAIDPTRQAARIARTVGARKRELILARAKELGVKVLNAR is encoded by the coding sequence ATGAACGAGAAGGCGAGACTCCTTAGGATAAGGGCCAGGATCAAGAGGAAGAAGCCCCGCTTCCTTAGGCAGGAGTGGTGGCGCTATCCGAAGTTCAAGAACGACCCGAAGTGGCGCAGGCCGAAGGGAATCGACAGCAAAATGAGGCTCAAGAAGAAGGGTAAGGCTAGGTCACCGAGCATAGGCTGGAGCTCACCGAGGCTCGTCCGTGGGCTTCACCCGAGCGGCTACGAGGAAGTCCTCGTCCACAACGTCAAGGAGCTCGAAGCGATAGACCCGACCAGGCAGGCCGCCAGGATAGCCAGGACCGTCGGTGCCAGGAAGAGGGAGCTTATACTTGCCAGGGCGAAGGAGCTCGGTGTGAAGGTTCTTAACGCGAGGTGA
- a CDS encoding 50S ribosomal protein L30, translating to MAKLALIRLRSGIRARGDVRDTLAMLRLHRINHLVLVDDNPSYKGMVQKVKDYITWGEINAETLAELLRKRGRLLGNRPITDDYVKEKLGMTIEEFAQKVVAGEMKLTDLPNIKPVFRLHPPRGGLKGSKKRSFKEGGALGYRGERINDLIERML from the coding sequence ATGGCAAAGCTTGCACTCATCAGGCTTAGGAGCGGGATAAGGGCGAGGGGAGACGTGAGGGACACCCTCGCCATGCTCCGCCTCCACAGGATCAACCACCTCGTCCTCGTTGACGACAACCCGAGCTACAAGGGAATGGTTCAGAAGGTCAAGGACTACATCACCTGGGGAGAGATAAACGCCGAGACCCTCGCAGAGCTCCTCAGGAAGAGGGGCAGGCTCCTCGGCAACAGGCCGATAACCGACGACTACGTCAAGGAGAAGCTCGGGATGACCATCGAAGAGTTCGCCCAGAAGGTCGTTGCCGGCGAGATGAAGCTCACCGACCTGCCGAATATCAAGCCGGTCTTCAGGCTCCACCCGCCGAGGGGAGGACTGAAGGGCAGCAAGAAGCGCAGCTTTAAGGAAGGCGGAGCCCTCGGCTACCGCGGCGAGAGGATAAATGACCTCATTGAGAGAATGCTCTGA
- the yciH gene encoding stress response translation initiation inhibitor YciH — translation MLFKEVLKEQQRIRVYIEKARYGKLKTIIEGIDEKEFDLEDIAKKLKAKLACGGTVKKGRIELQGDHRERVKKLLGDLGFSEDLIEIE, via the coding sequence ATGCTCTTTAAAGAAGTGCTGAAGGAGCAGCAGAGAATTAGAGTCTACATAGAGAAGGCCCGCTACGGAAAGCTTAAAACCATAATCGAGGGCATAGACGAGAAGGAGTTCGACCTTGAAGATATAGCCAAAAAGCTGAAGGCGAAGCTGGCATGCGGCGGAACGGTCAAGAAAGGAAGGATAGAGCTCCAGGGAGACCACAGAGAAAGGGTCAAGAAATTGCTGGGAGACCTTGGATTTTCAGAGGACTTAATAGAAATCGAGTAA
- a CDS encoding 30S ribosomal protein S4e codes for MARKGAKRHLKRLAAPNQWYISRKTYKWAVRPRPGPHSMRTSIPLLYIVRDYLGYAKTAREARKILNEGKILVDGRVRKDYKFPVGIMDVVSIPETGEHYRVLPNRIGKLILHPISEKEANMKPLRISNKRMVKGAKVQLNLHDGSNHLVTMDEKDKYRTAYTVLMKVPDREVIEVIPFEVGSYVFVTQGKNVARKGKVVEVRQFPMGWPDVVTIEDENGELFDTLKEYAFVVGKDKPEISLP; via the coding sequence ATGGCGAGGAAAGGAGCCAAGAGGCACCTTAAGAGGCTTGCCGCTCCGAATCAGTGGTACATCTCAAGAAAGACCTACAAGTGGGCGGTCAGGCCGAGGCCAGGTCCACACAGCATGAGGACTTCCATACCGCTCCTCTACATAGTCAGGGACTACCTAGGCTACGCCAAGACCGCTCGTGAGGCCAGGAAGATACTCAACGAGGGCAAGATCCTCGTTGACGGCCGCGTTAGGAAGGACTACAAGTTCCCGGTCGGAATCATGGACGTTGTTTCCATCCCCGAGACCGGCGAGCACTACAGGGTTCTTCCGAACAGGATTGGCAAGCTCATACTCCACCCGATAAGCGAGAAAGAAGCAAACATGAAGCCGCTCAGGATAAGCAACAAGCGCATGGTCAAGGGCGCGAAGGTTCAGCTCAACCTCCACGACGGAAGCAACCACCTCGTCACCATGGATGAGAAGGACAAGTACAGGACCGCCTACACCGTCCTTATGAAGGTACCCGACAGGGAGGTCATCGAGGTCATTCCGTTCGAGGTTGGCTCGTATGTCTTCGTTACCCAGGGTAAGAACGTTGCGAGGAAGGGTAAGGTCGTCGAGGTCAGGCAGTTCCCGATGGGTTGGCCGGACGTCGTCACCATTGAGGACGAGAACGGCGAGCTCTTCGACACGCTGAAGGAGTACGCCTTCGTGGTTGGTAAGGACAAGCCGGAGATTTCCCTTCCGTGA
- a CDS encoding uL15m family ribosomal protein, which translates to MIRRKKKVRKLRGSHTHGWGCKKKHRGGGSKGGKGMAGTGKRKNTKWTWTIKYAPDHLGKRGFHRPKAVQYIPKTINLSDIDENLTLFLDMGVAYEEEGKVVVDVTQLGVDKVLGTGKLTRPLTIKAYYVTPKAEEKIKAAGGEVLLA; encoded by the coding sequence ATGATAAGGAGAAAGAAGAAGGTTAGGAAGCTCCGCGGAAGTCACACTCACGGATGGGGCTGCAAGAAGAAGCACCGCGGCGGCGGTAGCAAGGGCGGTAAGGGAATGGCTGGAACCGGAAAGAGGAAGAACACTAAGTGGACCTGGACAATCAAGTACGCCCCGGACCACCTTGGAAAGCGCGGCTTCCACAGGCCCAAGGCCGTCCAGTACATTCCAAAAACCATAAACCTCAGCGACATAGACGAGAACCTCACCCTCTTCCTCGACATGGGCGTTGCCTACGAGGAGGAGGGGAAGGTGGTCGTTGACGTCACTCAGCTCGGCGTCGACAAGGTTCTCGGAACAGGAAAGCTCACCAGGCCCCTTACCATCAAGGCCTACTACGTCACCCCCAAGGCCGAGGAGAAGATAAAGGCCGCCGGCGGCGAGGTTCTCCTCGCCTGA
- a CDS encoding ribonuclease P protein component 1, with translation MRRNGQERKDRAPGRPQRKGQEIAGRPWIFRGLNRNRVTAKNIIWSELIGLKAKIIRASHPELVGIEGYVLDETRNTLTIGGERVWVIPKDVVELEFEVGDKRIRINGKELIGRPEMRLKKRWRK, from the coding sequence ATGCGGCGGAACGGTCAAGAAAGGAAGGATAGAGCTCCAGGGAGACCACAGAGAAAGGGTCAAGAAATTGCTGGGAGACCTTGGATTTTCAGAGGACTTAATAGAAATCGAGTAACGGCAAAGAACATCATCTGGAGCGAGCTCATAGGGCTGAAAGCAAAAATTATAAGGGCATCTCATCCAGAGCTGGTTGGCATCGAGGGCTACGTCCTTGACGAGACGAGGAACACCCTCACCATCGGCGGTGAGAGGGTCTGGGTTATCCCGAAGGACGTGGTGGAGCTCGAGTTTGAAGTTGGCGATAAAAGGATCCGAATCAACGGAAAAGAGCTGATTGGAAGACCCGAGATGAGATTGAAGAAGAGGTGGCGAAAATGA
- the rplV gene encoding 50S ribosomal protein L22 produces the protein MSRGRFSYSFQNFDPDRMARASGRDLRISPKHSIELLREIKGMMLNDAIKYLDDVIALKRPVPMRRFNDSQGHKPGKGFGPGRYPVKVAKAVKKVLLNAKNNAEQKGLDPDRLRIIHAAAQRGPVLRGYIPRAFGRATPFNEQTTHIEIVVEEVRR, from the coding sequence ATGAGCAGGGGCAGGTTTTCCTACTCATTCCAAAATTTTGACCCGGACAGAATGGCTCGCGCCAGCGGAAGGGACCTCAGGATATCCCCCAAACACAGCATCGAACTCCTCAGGGAGATAAAGGGCATGATGCTTAACGATGCCATCAAGTACCTCGACGACGTTATCGCTCTGAAGAGACCGGTTCCGATGAGGCGCTTCAACGACAGCCAGGGTCACAAGCCCGGCAAAGGCTTCGGCCCCGGAAGGTACCCGGTTAAGGTTGCGAAGGCCGTCAAGAAGGTCCTCCTCAACGCCAAGAACAACGCCGAGCAGAAGGGCCTCGACCCGGACAGGCTCAGGATAATCCACGCTGCTGCCCAGCGCGGGCCGGTACTTCGCGGATACATCCCGAGGGCCTTTGGAAGGGCCACACCGTTCAACGAGCAGACCACCCACATCGAGATAGTCGTTGAGGAAGTTAGGAGGTGA
- a CDS encoding 50S ribosomal protein L6, whose protein sequence is MPIDAWVREEVEIPEGVEVTVENDVVKVKGPKGELERELRYPGVQIFTEDGKVVVFKEFPRKRDIAIARTFKAHIANMIRGVTEGFTYKLKVVYSHFPMTVKVQGDEVVIENFLGEKNPRRAKILPGVTVKVMGSEVIVEGIDKEAVGQTAANIEQATRITKWDRRVFQDGIYIVEKAGKPIKF, encoded by the coding sequence ATGCCGATAGACGCGTGGGTAAGGGAAGAGGTTGAGATTCCTGAAGGCGTTGAAGTCACCGTTGAGAATGACGTCGTCAAGGTCAAGGGCCCGAAGGGAGAGCTGGAGAGGGAGCTCAGGTATCCGGGCGTTCAGATCTTTACCGAGGACGGTAAGGTCGTCGTCTTCAAGGAGTTCCCGAGGAAGCGCGACATAGCCATAGCCAGAACCTTCAAGGCCCACATAGCGAACATGATCAGGGGAGTCACCGAAGGCTTCACCTACAAGCTCAAGGTTGTCTACAGCCACTTCCCCATGACCGTCAAGGTTCAGGGTGACGAGGTCGTCATCGAGAACTTCCTCGGTGAGAAGAACCCGAGGAGGGCCAAGATACTTCCTGGAGTCACCGTCAAGGTCATGGGTTCAGAGGTCATCGTGGAGGGCATCGACAAGGAAGCCGTCGGTCAGACTGCCGCGAACATCGAGCAGGCAACCAGGATAACCAAGTGGGACAGGCGCGTCTTCCAGGATGGAATTTACATCGTGGAGAAGGCTGGTAAGCCGATAAAGTTCTGA
- the rpmC gene encoding 50S ribosomal protein L29, protein MKPSEIREMSIEEIEKKLRELRLELAKERGVLTMGASLENPMVIRNIRRDIARLLTIKKEKLREKR, encoded by the coding sequence ATGAAGCCGAGTGAGATTAGGGAGATGAGCATCGAGGAGATCGAGAAGAAGCTCAGGGAGCTCCGCCTTGAACTCGCCAAGGAGAGGGGTGTGCTCACCATGGGGGCCTCGCTTGAGAACCCCATGGTCATCCGGAACATCAGGCGCGACATCGCGCGCCTGTTGACCATAAAGAAGGAGAAGCTTAGGGAGAAAAGGTGA
- a CDS encoding 30S ribosomal protein S8, whose protein sequence is MTLLDPLANALSHITNSERVGKKEVYLKPASKLMGEVLRVMQENGYIGEFEFIDDGRAGIYRVQLIGKINKAGAIKPRFPVKAREYEAWEKRFLPAFEFGILIVSTSQGVMTHKEAIEKGIGGRLIAYVY, encoded by the coding sequence ATGACTTTGCTTGACCCGCTGGCAAACGCGCTTTCGCATATAACCAACAGCGAGAGGGTCGGAAAGAAGGAGGTCTACCTCAAGCCGGCCTCCAAGCTCATGGGAGAGGTTCTCAGGGTTATGCAGGAGAACGGCTACATCGGTGAGTTTGAGTTCATAGACGACGGAAGGGCAGGCATCTACAGGGTGCAGCTCATAGGAAAGATCAACAAGGCTGGGGCGATAAAGCCGAGGTTCCCGGTCAAGGCCAGGGAGTACGAGGCCTGGGAGAAGAGGTTCCTTCCGGCCTTCGAGTTCGGTATCCTCATCGTCTCGACCTCCCAGGGTGTCATGACCCACAAAGAGGCCATCGAGAAGGGAATCGGCGGAAGGCTGATAGCCTACGTATACTGA
- the rpsE gene encoding 30S ribosomal protein S5, with product MSDPREIAQRVLEEWEPRTKLGQLVKEGQITDIHEIFRKGYQIKEPEIVDVLLPEVNMRENQEVLDIALTVRMTDSGRRIRFRVLAAVGNRDGYVGLGIGHGKEVGIAIRKAINYAKMNIIEIKRGCGSWECRCRRPHSIPFAVEGKEGSVRVKLMPGPRGLGLVIGDVGKKILSLAGVQDVWSQSLGETRTTVNFAKAVFNALYNTNRVAIQPGMEEKYGIIVGREMPANFELE from the coding sequence ATGAGCGACCCGAGGGAGATTGCCCAGAGGGTTTTGGAGGAGTGGGAGCCGAGAACTAAGCTCGGCCAGCTCGTCAAAGAGGGCCAGATAACTGACATTCACGAGATATTCCGCAAGGGATACCAGATCAAGGAGCCCGAGATAGTTGACGTCCTCCTTCCGGAGGTCAACATGAGGGAGAACCAGGAGGTTCTCGACATAGCCCTCACCGTCAGGATGACCGACAGCGGCAGGCGCATAAGGTTCCGCGTTTTAGCTGCCGTCGGCAACAGGGACGGCTACGTCGGCCTCGGCATCGGCCACGGTAAGGAGGTTGGAATAGCCATCAGGAAGGCCATCAACTACGCCAAGATGAACATCATCGAGATCAAGCGCGGCTGTGGAAGCTGGGAGTGCCGCTGTAGAAGACCGCACTCAATCCCTTTCGCCGTCGAGGGCAAGGAAGGAAGCGTCCGCGTCAAGCTCATGCCGGGACCGCGTGGCCTTGGTCTCGTTATAGGTGACGTCGGCAAGAAGATACTCAGCCTTGCTGGTGTCCAGGACGTCTGGTCCCAGAGCCTGGGTGAGACCAGGACGACAGTCAACTTCGCCAAGGCAGTCTTCAACGCGCTCTACAACACCAACCGTGTCGCAATCCAGCCGGGCATGGAAGAGAAGTACGGTATCATCGTCGGAAGAGAAATGCCGGCGAACTTTGAGCTGGAGTGA